The Mytilus galloprovincialis chromosome 3, xbMytGall1.hap1.1, whole genome shotgun sequence genomic interval TACATAGAATGGTTGACCAAATCCAGCACGAGGGAATCCACCTCCAAAGCCACGATCAAATCCACCATCAAATCCACCATTATCACGTTCAACTAACAGGACATTTTCTCTTCCTCTGTTACCACCATTAAAATTATTACCTCCTCCAAAAAAATTTCCACCTCCTAAAAGTTCACTCGCGATACCAAGACCTAGAAGGGATCCTAATAAATTTTGTCCTGAAGTTACAGCCAAACAA includes:
- the LOC143066509 gene encoding uncharacterized protein LOC143066509, with the protein product MKTFLLAVVFSACLAVTSGQNLLGSLLGLGIASELLGGGNFFGGGNNFNGGNRGRENVLLVERDNGGFDGGFDRGFGGGFPRAGFGQPFYVPDYGYDGYNDYW